The proteins below come from a single Aegilops tauschii subsp. strangulata cultivar AL8/78 chromosome 6, Aet v6.0, whole genome shotgun sequence genomic window:
- the LOC109758219 gene encoding uncharacterized protein, translated as MSRRKQLRRGDRQLPTDRPAHTRRTRPVDIREVTADAIVMAAEVSFDEVMPNARTERQLRRRRRIQKSGHYGDAVIIYPLTEIETEFLSGIEAVQDQEEV; from the exons GGATAGGCAGTTGCCTACTGACAGGCCAGCCCATACCCGGAGGACAAGGCCAGTGGACATCAGAGAGGTCACTGCAGACGCAATTGTCATGGCAGCAGAAG TCTCTTTTGATGAGGTCATGCCTAACGCCAGGACTGAACGGCAGCTGCGCAGGCGCCGCCGCATTCAGAAGAGTGGCCACTATGGTGACGCTGTTATCATTTACCCACTTACTGAGATAGAAACAGAGTT TCTCAGTGGAATCGAAGCCGTGCAAGATCAGGAAGAAGTCTGA